From one Cyprinus carpio isolate SPL01 chromosome B3, ASM1834038v1, whole genome shotgun sequence genomic stretch:
- the LOC109053841 gene encoding xylosyltransferase 1-like, with the protein MYGGLCARKLARRSRSALIAALTVLLVQTLIVWNFSSLDTGEERKDNGREKRDRIGINKAYSEYQKSGVQTRHQQPPLERASNRHKQQPDGYYSHRPKEKVRVDSNNENSVPKDFENIDNSNFGARSQTPRHAPGKHKQGLLEKAHAQKTLSKNSNEVIQYAQNKGGFNQTLTDLHRRANPTLRPQQSQQHRHHLQQAKRLATPTADIKYDQPPKCEISGKEAISALSRAKTKECRQQIAEVYCRHKERQLMPEKVTRYCPVEGKVNMNVQWEDDSMETVPVVPVRIAFMLVVHGRASRQVQRLFKAIYHTSHFYYIHVDQRSNYLHRKMVALARQYPNVRITPWRMSTIWGGASLLTMYLQSMKDLLAMRDWSWDFFINLSAADYPIRTNDQLVAFLSKYRDMNFIKSHGRDNARFIRKQGLDRLFFECDTHMWRLGDRKIPEGISVDGGSDWFLLNRMFVEYVINTQDDLVTNMKRFYTYTLLPAESFFHTVLENSPHCESMVDNNLRITNWNRKLGCKCQYKHIVDWCGCSPNDFKPSDLPRFQQTTRPTFFARKFEASVNQEIVNQLDVFLFGSMPQGTPGLKAYWENVFDEADGIHSLSDTHLTHYHAFARLGLARTGNSLQGDTSDNSCRYFAMGHPVSVHIYFLSDEFQGYLVRHHATNLATSKLETLETWVMPKQFFRFTNPPNTFNRLQSAEIGTDWDAKERIFRNFGNLMGPMDEPVGMQKWGKGPNVTMTVVWIDPTNVIAATYDILIDASAEFTHYRPPLNLPLRPGMWTVRVLHHWSPVAETRFLITPLTHHKHLPIRQEDALRMHNGPAKNSYMEQSFHGLNPILNIPVHLGQVEAAEHNAELTGPELERWVDGLVGEVWSAVDVCSVGPSGCPVMQTCRETVWSSLSPDPKSQLGPPKTNG; encoded by the exons GACGGCTACTACTCGCATCGGCCCAAGGAGAAAGTCCGCGTGGACAGCAACAACGAGAACTCCGTTCCCAAAGACTTTGAGAATATAGACAACAGTAATTTCGGGGCACGTTCACAGACTCCGAGACACGCACCCGGCAAGCACAAACAAGGCCTTCTGGAGAAAGCGCATGCACAGAAAACCCTGAGCAAGAACTCCAACGAGGTCATTCAGTATGCACAGAATAAAGGTGGCTTCAATCAGACGCTCACTGACCTCCACCGGAGGGCCAATCCCACCCTCCGTCCACAGCAGTCCCAGCAGCACCGGCACCACCTTCAGCAGGCCAAGCGATTGGCCACGCCCACAGCCGACATCAAGTATGATCAGCCGCCCAAATGCGAGATCAGTGGCAAAGAGGCGATCTCCGCCCTGTCTCGCGCCAAGACCAAGGAGTGTCGGCAGCAGATAGCGGAGGTTTACTGCCGCCACAAAGAACGCCAGCTCATGCCCGAGAAGGTCACACGTTACTGCCCTGTAGAGG gCAAAGTGAATATGAATGTGCAGTGGGAGGACGACTCTATGGAGACTGTGCCTGTGGTACCGGTGCGGATAGCCTTCATGTTGGTGGTCCACGGACGGGCCTCACGCCAGGTGCAGCGTCTCTTCAAGGCCATATACCACACGTCCCATTTCTACTACATTCATGTGGACCAG CGATCCAACTACCTGCACAGGAAGATGGTGGCTCTGGCTCGGCAGTATCCCAACGTCCGGATCACACCGTGGCGCATGTCTACGATATGGGGCGGAGCCAGTCTGCTTACCATGTATCTGCAGAGCATGAAGGACCTGCTGGCCATGCGAGATTGGTCCTGGGATTTCTTCATCAACCTGAGTGCTGCTGATTACCCAATCAG GACCAATGATCAGCTGGTGGCCTTCCTGTccaaatacagagatatgaatttcATCAAGTCCCACGGGAGAGATAACGCTCG ATTCATCAGAAAACAAGGTTTGGACCGGCTTTTCTTCGAGTGTGACACCCATATGTGGAGACTTGGAGACAGGAAAATTCCAGAAGGCATATCTGTGGATGGAGGCTCTGACTGGTTTCTGCTCAACCGAATGTTCGTGGAGTACGTCATAAACACTCAAGATGACCTTGTGACCAACATGAAACGTTTCTACACGTACACACTCTTACCTGCAGAG TCGTTCTTCCACACGGTTCTGGAGAACAGCCCGCACTGCGAGAGCATGGTGGACAACAACCTCCGCATCACTAACTGGAATCGAAAGCTGGGCTGCAAGTGTCAATACAAGCACATCGTGGACTGGTGCGGCTGCTCGCCGAACGACTTCAAGCCCTCCGACCTGCCCCGTTTCCAG CAAACCACCAGGCCCACATTCTTCGCAAGGAAGTTTGAAGCCAGTGTAAATCAAGAGATAGTGAATCAGCTGGACGTCTTCCTGTTCGGGAGTATGCCCCAGGGCACGCCGGGTCTCAAGGCCTACTGGGAGAATGTTTTTGATGAAGCGGATGGTATTCACAGCCTGTCCGACACTCATCTCACTCACTATCATGCCTTCGCCCGATTGGGTCTGGCACGGACTGGCAACTCGTTACAGGGTGACACCAGTGACAACAGCTGCAG GTACTTTGCCATGGGACATCCTGTGTCTGTCCACATCTACTTCCTGTCTGATGAGTTCCAGGGATACCTGGTCAGGCATCATGCCACCAACCTGGCAACCAGCAAACTGGAAACCCTGGAGACTTGGGTCATGCCCAAGCAGTTCTTCAGGTTCACCAATCCACCCAATACCTTCAACAGACTGCAGTCTGCAGAG ATTGGAACAGACTGGGATGCTAAGGAAAGGATATTCCGGAACTTTGGGAATCTGATGGGACCCATGGACGAGCCTGTGGGAATGCAGAAATGGGGGAAAGGACCAAATGTGACCATGACTGTGGTGTGGATTGACCCCACCAATGTCATCGCTGCCACCTACGACATCCTGATCGACGCCAGTGCTGAGTTCACTCACTACAGGCCTCCGCTGAACCTGCCCCTGCGGCCCGGCATGTGGACCGTACGTGTGCTGCACCACTGGAGCCCTGTGGCAGAGACGCGCTTTCTCATCACTCCCCTTACCCACCACAAACACCTGCCTATACGCCAAG AGGATGCTTTAAGAATGCACAACGGGCCGGCCAAGAACAGCTACATGGAGCAGAGCTTCCACGGCCTGAACCCCATCCTCAACATCCCGGTGCACCTGGGTCAGGTCGAAGCGGCTGAACACAACGCAGAGCTTACGGGGCCCGAGCTGGAGCGCTGGGTGGACGGTCTAGTGGGTGAGGTGTGGTCAGCTGTGGACGTGTGTTCAGTGGGCCCCAGTGGCTGTCCGGTCATGCAGACTTGCAGGGAAACGGTGTGGAGCTCTCTCAGCCCGGACCCAAAGTCCCAGCTGGGCCCACCCAAAACCAACGGATGA